A section of the Plutella xylostella chromosome 18, ilPluXylo3.1, whole genome shotgun sequence genome encodes:
- the LOC105380907 gene encoding RAC serine/threonine-protein kinase, giving the protein MAAVLGERVEAPGSIVKEGWLQKRGEHIRNWRDRYFILFDNGDLVGFKSQPERNNYRDPLNKFTVKDCQIMAVDKPRPYSFNIRGLQWTSVIERNFAVDTEKERDEWIAAIRFVSQQLSAGAAAAAGTSAPSTAGLEGDDGDIAQLGTSFRDPRRITLEKFEFVKVLGKGTFGKVVLSREKGTGKLYAMKILKKNLIIQKDEVDHTLTENHVLKKTRHPFLTALRYSFQTADRVCFVMEYANGGELFFHLSRERSFSEDRTRFYGAEIVSALGYLHSEGIIYRDLKLENLLLDKDGHIKIADFGLCKVNITYGRTTKTFCGTPEYLAPEVLEDTDYGPAVDWWGVGVVLYEMCCGRLPFYNRDHEVLFSLIVQEEVRFPRALSAAARALLAGLLTKDPAARLGGGPNDARDIMAHPFFANINWADLVAKKIPPPFKPQVESETDTRYFDTDFTGESVELTPPEADSALQRIQEEQFPQFSYQDICSSAHSALSHLSHSQHAIAGDRRH; this is encoded by the exons ATGGCGGCGGTGCTAGGCGAGCGGGTGGAGGCGCCCGGGTCCATCGTGAAGGAGGGCTGGCTGCAGAAGCGCGGGGAGCACATCCGCAACTGGCGCGACCGCTACTTCATCCTCTTCGACAATGGCGACCTGGTGGGCTTCAAGTCCCAGCCCGAGAGGAACAACTACAGGGATCCCCTGAACAAGTTCACGGTGAAGGACTGCCAGATCATGGCGGTGGACAAGCCGCGGCCCTACAGCTTCAACATCAGGGGCCTGCAGTGGACCTCTGTTATTGAGAGGAACTTCGCTGTGGACACTGAGAAGGAACG CGACGAATGGATAGCGGCCATCCGCTTCGTGTCCCAACAGCtgagcgcgggcgcggcggcggcggcgggcaccAGCGCTCCCTCCACTGCCGGGCTGGAGGGTGACGATGGAGATATTGCGCAGCTGGGGACCAGCTTCAGGGATCCGAGGcgtatt ACGCTCGAAAAGTTCGAGTTCGTGAAAGTCCTGGGCAAAGGCACTTTCGGCAAAGTGGTGTTGTCCAGAGAGAAGGGCACCGGCAAGCTGTATGCCATGAAGATATTGAAGAAGAACCTCATCATACAGAAGGATGAAGTGGACCACACGCTCACAGAGAACCATGTGCTGAAGAAGACGAGGCATCCGTTCCTTACT GCTCTCCGGTATTCCTTCCAGACCGCCGACCGAGTGTGTTTCGTCATGGAGTACGCCAACGGAGGTGAACTGTTCTTCCATCTGTCCCGGGAACGGTCCTTCAGTGAGGACAGAACCAG ATTCTACGGAGCGGAGATCGTGTCAGCACTGGGATATTTGCACTCGGAGGGCATCATCTACAGGGACTTGAAACTGGAGAATCTGTTGCTGGACAAAGACGGCCATATTAAGATCGCCGATTTCGGGCTTTGTAAG GTGAACATAACCTACGGCCGAACCACCAAAACCTTCTGCGGGACCCCCGAGTACCTCGCGCCCGAAGTCTTGGAGGACACGGACTACGGCCCCGCCGTGGACTGGTGGGGGGTGGGGGTGGTGCTGTACGAGATGTGCTGCGGCCGGCTGCCCTTCTACAACCGCGACCACGAAGTGCTGTTCTCGCTGATTGTGCAGGAGGAG GTCCGTTTCCCCCGCGCCCTGTCAGCGGCTGCCAGGGCTCTCCTAGCCGGCTTACTGACTAAAGACCCGGCGGCGCGACTCGGCGGCGGCCCCAACGATGCCCGGGACATCATGGCGCATCCCTTCTTCGCTAATATAAACTGGGCCGATCTTGTTGCTAAGAAG ATCCCGCCCCCCTTCAAGCCGCAA GTAGAATCCGAGACGGACACGCGGTACTTCGACACGGACTTCACGGGCGAGTCCGTGGAGCTCACGCCGCCCGAGGCCGACTCCGCGCTGCAGCGCATACAG